The following proteins are co-located in the Noviherbaspirillum sp. UKPF54 genome:
- a CDS encoding PsiF family protein yields the protein MKKFFAAALLLAPFVFQPTFAATAQQQKMAACNKDAADKKGDERKAFMKECLSSKPKVSDAQKAQQEKMKSCNAEAKDMKGADRKKFMSECLKKSG from the coding sequence ATGAAGAAGTTCTTTGCAGCAGCCTTGCTTCTTGCCCCCTTCGTATTTCAGCCCACGTTTGCCGCAACGGCGCAACAGCAGAAGATGGCGGCCTGTAACAAGGATGCCGCCGACAAGAAAGGCGACGAGCGCAAGGCGTTCATGAAAGAGTGCCTGAGCAGCAAGCCGAAAGTCAGCGACGCGCAAAAGGCGCAACAGGAGAAAATGAAATCCTGTAACGCCGAAGCCAAGGACATGAAAGGCGCGGATCGCAAGAAGTTCATGAGCGAGTGCCTGAAGAAGAGCGGATAA
- a CDS encoding DeoR/GlpR family DNA-binding transcription regulator — MANNKTEKRRNAILGIVSSEEANVEALSRHFGVSESTIRRDLAELANSGRVVRTYGGAALSPTDRRESPLSERIHVHRARKEAIARLAAAQIHAGETLILDVGTTVAALARQLRGRHDLHVITNNITALTALANDPDISLTVLGGSLRKMSMGTVGPLAELTLGRMTADKVFLGADGLVAGRGLCEANQEQAALKGKMIDQASEVFVLADASKLGFAGQQAWTPLERPWTLVTDADATPAQLAPFKALPNVSILVAGTHAA; from the coding sequence ATGGCAAACAATAAAACGGAAAAACGGCGGAACGCGATTCTCGGCATCGTCTCCAGCGAAGAGGCCAACGTTGAGGCGCTGAGCCGCCATTTCGGCGTGTCCGAGTCCACCATCCGCCGCGATCTCGCCGAGCTGGCCAACAGCGGTCGCGTCGTGCGCACCTACGGCGGGGCCGCGTTGTCGCCGACGGACCGCCGCGAATCGCCGCTGAGCGAACGCATCCATGTCCATCGCGCGCGCAAGGAGGCGATCGCGCGCCTGGCCGCCGCGCAGATCCATGCGGGCGAAACGCTCATCCTCGATGTCGGCACCACCGTCGCCGCCCTGGCACGCCAGTTGCGCGGGCGCCACGATCTTCATGTCATCACGAACAACATCACCGCCTTGACCGCGCTGGCCAACGACCCCGACATTTCCTTGACCGTGCTGGGCGGCAGCCTGCGCAAAATGAGCATGGGAACCGTCGGTCCGCTCGCGGAACTGACCCTGGGCAGGATGACGGCCGACAAGGTATTTCTCGGCGCCGACGGCCTGGTCGCGGGGCGCGGCTTGTGCGAGGCGAACCAGGAGCAGGCGGCGCTCAAGGGGAAGATGATCGACCAGGCGAGCGAGGTGTTCGTGCTGGCCGATGCCTCCAAGCTGGGCTTTGCCGGGCAACAGGCGTGGACGCCGCTGGAGCGCCCGTGGACCCTGGTCACGGATGCCGACGCCACGCCGGCGCAACTGGCGCCATTCAAGGCGCTTCCTAATGTCTCGATCCTGGTGGCCGGCACTCATGCCGCCTGA
- the pdxA gene encoding 4-hydroxythreonine-4-phosphate dehydrogenase PdxA, which yields MYRPIIAITMGDAAGVGPEIIMKSLAARDLYQQCRPVVIGDITRLREAAQIVGSKLQLHAIDSVAAASYEYGVVECIDLGLIPPNYPFGQLSALCGHAAYCYIERAVQLAMRQEIDAICTAPLNKEALHAGGHLFPGHTEMLAKLTNTPEVSMMLVAPNLRVIHVTTHIGLLDAIKKIETGLVERTIARGYDTLVRSGIANPRIGVCGINPHAGENGLFGCGEEEEKIIPAVQAQRALGRSVEGPLPADTLFFRAARGDFDLVVAMYHDQGHGPVKVMGLEAGVNITVGLPVIRTSVDHGTAFDIAGKGIADEGSMLEALRQAVGLATRRA from the coding sequence ATGTACCGCCCCATCATTGCCATCACCATGGGCGACGCCGCCGGCGTCGGCCCGGAAATCATCATGAAAAGCCTGGCGGCCAGGGACCTGTACCAGCAGTGCAGGCCGGTGGTCATCGGCGACATCACGCGCCTGCGCGAAGCGGCGCAGATCGTCGGCAGCAAGCTGCAGCTGCATGCCATCGACAGCGTCGCGGCGGCGAGCTATGAATATGGCGTGGTCGAGTGCATCGACCTGGGGCTGATCCCGCCCAACTACCCGTTCGGCCAATTGTCCGCGCTGTGCGGTCATGCCGCCTACTGCTATATCGAGCGCGCCGTGCAACTGGCGATGCGGCAGGAGATCGACGCGATCTGCACCGCGCCATTGAACAAGGAAGCGCTGCATGCCGGCGGCCATCTCTTCCCGGGGCATACCGAAATGCTGGCGAAGCTCACGAATACGCCGGAAGTGTCGATGATGCTGGTGGCGCCGAACCTGCGCGTGATCCACGTGACGACGCACATCGGCTTGCTCGACGCGATCAAAAAAATCGAGACGGGCCTGGTGGAGCGGACGATTGCGCGCGGCTACGACACGCTGGTGCGTTCGGGTATCGCCAATCCCCGCATCGGCGTGTGCGGCATCAACCCGCACGCGGGCGAGAACGGCTTGTTCGGCTGCGGCGAGGAAGAGGAAAAAATCATTCCGGCCGTGCAAGCCCAGCGCGCGCTGGGGCGCAGCGTCGAGGGTCCGCTGCCGGCGGACACCCTGTTCTTCCGCGCCGCGCGCGGCGACTTCGACCTGGTGGTCGCGATGTACCACGACCAGGGCCACGGGCCGGTGAAAGTCATGGGACTGGAAGCGGGCGTCAATATCACGGTGGGCCTGCCGGTGATCCGCACCTCGGTCGACCACGGCACCGCGTTCGACATCGCGGGCAAAGGCATCGCCGACGAGGGCAGCATGCTGGAAGCACTGCGCCAGGCGGTCGGCCTGGCCACGCGCCGCGCTTAG
- a CDS encoding four-carbon acid sugar kinase family protein yields MTQTVIIADDLSGAADCASAFVKAGLEALVIIDRQAAQGAELEAAQVVSIDADTRRLPAAEAAEIHRELCARYRTPGQLLYKKIDSTLRGNFAQELAAIIDQAGLAIVAPAFPQAGRFTRNGHQYLNDAPLEETEIWRGEGIAGTAHIPGMLARHGIKAASLGLDEIRQGAQHVRARLETCARDGVQAVVCDVAADADLRTIAQASLPMTVPRFWVGSAGLANHLPAAAHASGKPAQAVPVIADGSILTVVGSLSSVSRAQAECLFAGGGIERVEVATGILRQGQSHPQWQQIQRTLEALLRKKCDVLILIGREEPVNMGEGLQLCQALAQLVAPLAAHIGAVISTGGETARAILSAMGSTGLRLAGEVEPGVPLSVAAGIRPIPVITKAGAFGSRDTLLRCHETLRQARAGAGSTSSHRKAS; encoded by the coding sequence ATGACGCAGACAGTGATCATCGCCGACGATCTGTCCGGCGCAGCCGATTGCGCCAGCGCCTTCGTCAAGGCGGGGCTGGAGGCGCTGGTCATTATCGACCGGCAGGCAGCGCAAGGCGCCGAGCTTGAGGCGGCGCAGGTGGTCTCGATCGACGCGGACACGCGGCGCCTGCCGGCGGCCGAGGCGGCGGAAATCCACCGCGAGCTGTGCGCGCGCTACCGCACCCCGGGCCAGCTGCTCTACAAGAAAATCGACTCCACCCTGCGCGGCAATTTTGCGCAGGAACTCGCCGCCATCATCGACCAGGCGGGGCTGGCCATCGTCGCCCCGGCATTTCCTCAGGCTGGCCGCTTCACCCGCAACGGCCATCAATACCTCAACGATGCGCCGCTCGAAGAAACGGAAATCTGGCGCGGCGAAGGCATCGCCGGCACCGCCCATATCCCGGGCATGCTGGCGCGCCACGGCATCAAGGCCGCGTCGCTCGGCCTGGACGAGATCAGGCAGGGCGCGCAGCACGTGCGCGCCCGGCTCGAAACATGCGCACGCGACGGCGTGCAGGCGGTCGTCTGCGACGTGGCGGCCGACGCCGACCTGCGCACCATCGCGCAGGCCTCGCTGCCGATGACGGTGCCGCGCTTCTGGGTCGGCTCGGCCGGGCTGGCCAATCATTTGCCGGCCGCCGCGCACGCCTCCGGCAAGCCGGCGCAGGCGGTTCCCGTCATCGCCGATGGATCGATCCTCACGGTCGTCGGCAGCCTGTCGAGCGTGTCGCGCGCGCAGGCGGAGTGCCTCTTTGCCGGCGGCGGGATCGAGCGCGTCGAGGTGGCTACGGGCATCCTGCGGCAGGGCCAGTCGCATCCGCAATGGCAGCAGATCCAGCGCACGCTGGAGGCGCTGTTGCGGAAAAAATGCGACGTGCTGATCCTGATCGGCCGGGAAGAGCCGGTCAACATGGGAGAAGGCCTGCAGCTGTGCCAGGCGCTGGCGCAGCTGGTCGCGCCGCTTGCCGCGCACATCGGCGCGGTGATTTCCACCGGCGGCGAAACCGCGCGGGCGATTCTGTCCGCGATGGGATCGACCGGGCTGCGCCTGGCCGGCGAAGTCGAGCCGGGGGTGCCGCTGTCGGTTGCCGCCGGCATCAGGCCGATCCCCGTCATTACCAAGGCCGGCGCCTTCGGTTCCCGCGATACGCTGCTGCGCTGCCACGAAACGCTGCGCCAGGCGCGGGCCGGCGCCGGCTCCACCTCATCCCACAGGAAAGCTTCTTAA
- a CDS encoding 2-keto-3-deoxygluconate permease — MRQVPIKRTLDRIPGGMMIVPLLLGAVITTFFPSTPKFFGSFTGALFTGALPILAVFYVCMGASIDVKATPYILKKGGSLFAVKVGMGIVLGLILGHYLGEAPVSGGLFAGLSALAIVAAMNDTNGGLYMALMGQYGKPEDVGAYSVMSVESGPFLTMVTLGVAGLSAFPWPTLVGSILPLAIGMLLGHLDRDMRAFLSKAVPVMLPFFAFALGAGLDLGKVWQAGLLGLGMGVAVVIVTGIPLYLVDRAIGGNGVAGVAAASTAGNAATVPAIIAAANPVYADAAKSATIIVAASVVVTAILVPIVTAWVARQKTAQAGVEAAPAANPKSA, encoded by the coding sequence ATGAGACAGGTTCCTATCAAGCGTACGCTTGACCGTATTCCCGGCGGCATGATGATCGTGCCCCTCTTGCTGGGCGCGGTCATCACCACATTCTTCCCCAGCACCCCCAAATTTTTCGGTTCCTTTACCGGGGCGCTGTTTACCGGCGCCTTGCCGATTCTTGCCGTTTTTTATGTCTGCATGGGCGCGAGTATCGATGTCAAGGCGACGCCTTACATCCTGAAAAAAGGCGGCTCGCTGTTCGCCGTCAAGGTCGGCATGGGCATCGTGCTGGGATTGATTCTGGGCCACTACCTGGGCGAAGCGCCGGTGTCCGGCGGCTTGTTCGCCGGGCTGTCCGCCTTGGCGATCGTGGCGGCGATGAACGATACCAACGGCGGCCTGTACATGGCGTTGATGGGGCAGTACGGCAAGCCGGAAGACGTCGGCGCCTACTCGGTGATGTCGGTCGAATCCGGCCCGTTCCTGACCATGGTGACGCTCGGCGTGGCCGGCTTGTCGGCGTTCCCCTGGCCTACCCTGGTGGGCAGCATTTTGCCGCTGGCGATCGGCATGCTGCTCGGTCATCTTGACCGCGACATGCGCGCGTTCCTGAGCAAGGCGGTGCCGGTCATGCTGCCCTTCTTCGCGTTTGCGCTGGGCGCCGGCCTCGACCTGGGCAAGGTCTGGCAGGCCGGCCTGCTGGGCCTGGGCATGGGTGTCGCGGTGGTGATCGTCACCGGCATCCCGCTGTACCTCGTCGACCGCGCCATCGGCGGCAACGGCGTGGCAGGCGTGGCCGCGGCCAGCACGGCCGGCAATGCCGCCACGGTGCCGGCCATTATCGCCGCCGCCAACCCGGTCTACGCCGATGCGGCGAAGTCCGCAACCATCATCGTGGCGGCTTCCGTCGTCGTCACCGCGATCCTGGTGCCGATCGTGACCGCGTGGGTGGCCAGGCAGAAGACGGCGCAGGCCGGCGTTGAAGCGGCGCCGGCGGCGAACCCCAAGTCGGCCTGA
- the ltaE gene encoding low-specificity L-threonine aldolase — protein sequence MSDFRSDTVTQPTPAMKQAMLAAPLGDDVFGDDPSVNRLQELGAQMLGFEAALFAPSGTQTNLIALMTHCQRGDEAIVGQMWHTYRWEAGGMAVLGSIQPQPLEHQPDGTIALADIEGAIKVDDPHFAKTRLVVMENTTGGKVLPLAYMRDVVALAQRHGLRTHIDGARLFNAAVALADGGDPVHKARELAQSYDSVSLCLSKGLGAPVGSLLLGSRDFIKEARRIRKMLGGGMRQAGMLAAAGIHALQHHVHRLAEDHANARLLAEGLAEAASSHAKLKGRATAHAAQTNIVFFDIDADIADAFLQHLADNDVRVTAGYFRARERAMKRIRWVTHLDVSRADVERALRVVAGF from the coding sequence ATGAGCGACTTCCGCAGCGACACCGTCACCCAACCGACACCGGCGATGAAACAGGCGATGCTGGCCGCGCCGCTGGGCGACGATGTGTTTGGCGACGATCCGAGCGTGAACCGCTTGCAGGAACTGGGCGCGCAGATGCTGGGCTTCGAGGCGGCGCTGTTCGCGCCGAGCGGCACGCAGACCAACCTGATTGCGCTGATGACGCATTGCCAGCGCGGCGACGAGGCGATTGTCGGCCAGATGTGGCATACCTATCGCTGGGAAGCGGGCGGCATGGCGGTGCTCGGCTCGATTCAGCCGCAGCCGCTGGAGCACCAGCCGGACGGCACCATCGCGCTGGCCGATATCGAAGGCGCGATCAAGGTCGATGATCCGCATTTCGCCAAAACGCGCCTGGTGGTGATGGAAAACACCACCGGCGGCAAGGTGCTGCCGCTGGCCTATATGCGCGATGTGGTCGCCTTGGCGCAGCGCCACGGCTTGCGCACGCATATCGACGGCGCGCGCCTGTTCAACGCGGCGGTGGCGCTGGCCGACGGCGGCGATCCGGTGCACAAGGCGCGCGAGCTGGCGCAGTCGTACGACTCGGTGTCGCTGTGCCTGTCGAAGGGGCTGGGCGCGCCGGTGGGATCGCTGCTCTTGGGCTCGCGCGATTTCATCAAAGAGGCACGGCGCATCCGCAAGATGCTGGGCGGCGGCATGCGCCAGGCCGGCATGCTTGCGGCGGCGGGCATCCATGCGCTGCAACATCACGTGCATCGCCTCGCCGAAGACCATGCCAACGCGCGCCTGCTGGCCGAGGGACTCGCCGAGGCCGCGTCTTCCCACGCGAAACTGAAAGGTCGCGCCACGGCGCATGCGGCGCAGACCAATATCGTGTTTTTCGATATCGACGCCGACATCGCGGATGCGTTCTTGCAGCATCTCGCCGACAACGACGTGCGCGTCACCGCCGGCTACTTCCGCGCCAGGGAGCGTGCGATGAAACGCATCCGCTGGGTGACGCATCTCGACGTGAGCCGCGCGGACGTGGAGCGGGCGTTGCGGGTTGTCGCCGGTTTCTGA
- a CDS encoding 50S ribosome-binding protein YggL has protein sequence MPAKIKGKHNLRQRKKLRLGEFQEFGFDVTAKLAKELTQDERTAFIDALITAVDEQGLLFGGGFNGGFEGFLVVDALRGSVTEAQRESFKKWAEARQELKDVVVGPLKDAWYST, from the coding sequence ATGCCGGCAAAAATCAAAGGTAAGCATAATCTCCGTCAGCGCAAGAAGCTTCGCTTAGGTGAATTTCAAGAATTTGGATTCGATGTAACCGCCAAGCTCGCAAAGGAACTCACACAGGACGAGCGCACAGCCTTTATTGATGCGTTAATTACTGCAGTTGATGAACAAGGCCTTCTCTTCGGCGGCGGATTTAACGGCGGCTTCGAAGGGTTCCTGGTCGTCGATGCGCTTCGCGGTTCTGTCACTGAGGCACAGAGAGAGTCGTTCAAGAAATGGGCCGAAGCGCGACAGGAACTGAAAGATGTTGTAGTTGGTCCGCTCAAGGATGCGTGGTACAGCACCTGA
- a CDS encoding LysR substrate-binding domain-containing protein has product MDLRSLQYFVAVVKAGSFSKAAEELHVSQPTLSKAIGQLEDELDVSLLERGRRGVSVRLTPAGELTYGHAQAMLDRRRQLLSELAAMRELRMGELSLGLAPLGGAEIFAPMLAKFKRTYPGIAVNMVQSGSQRLEQHILDGSLEMATMLLPLGSEFDWFPLRDDGMAVLLSANNDMAGRPHLFLRELADFPMVMFDNTFVISRMLRDAFREEHVPLNEVAHTTHLDFALALVAAEAGGLILPLGIAHQVAKETMAVVPLKHSHLRWKLVLAWRHGVPLSAAAQAWLHIVKTMEN; this is encoded by the coding sequence ATGGATTTGCGATCTCTGCAGTATTTTGTCGCGGTGGTAAAAGCCGGCAGTTTCAGTAAAGCTGCGGAAGAACTTCACGTCTCGCAACCCACGTTAAGCAAGGCAATCGGCCAGCTTGAGGACGAGCTAGACGTGAGCTTGCTAGAACGGGGCAGACGGGGTGTCAGCGTTCGTCTTACTCCGGCTGGCGAGCTGACATATGGTCATGCGCAGGCAATGCTTGACCGCCGCCGGCAGCTTCTGTCGGAGCTTGCAGCGATGCGGGAGCTGCGCATGGGTGAATTATCTCTCGGGCTAGCGCCACTGGGAGGTGCTGAAATCTTTGCCCCGATGCTTGCAAAGTTCAAGCGAACCTATCCAGGAATCGCGGTAAATATGGTGCAAAGCGGATCCCAGCGCCTGGAACAACACATTCTCGACGGGTCGCTCGAAATGGCCACAATGTTGCTCCCATTAGGGAGCGAATTTGATTGGTTTCCGTTACGCGACGATGGAATGGCCGTTCTCCTGTCAGCGAATAACGACATGGCAGGCAGACCGCATCTGTTTCTGCGCGAACTCGCCGATTTTCCGATGGTGATGTTTGATAATACGTTCGTCATTTCTCGCATGCTGCGCGACGCATTCCGGGAAGAGCATGTACCTTTGAATGAAGTCGCGCATACCACCCATCTGGATTTTGCATTGGCCCTGGTGGCTGCTGAAGCGGGAGGACTCATTCTTCCATTAGGGATCGCGCATCAGGTTGCAAAAGAAACGATGGCCGTCGTGCCGCTTAAGCACAGCCATCTCCGATGGAAACTCGTCCTCGCCTGGCGTCACGGCGTACCACTGTCTGCCGCTGCACAGGCTTGGCTGCATATTGTTAAAACGATGGAGAATTAA
- a CDS encoding GntP family permease, which yields MNFAIVVAALLLLMYIAYRGYSVILFAPVCALLAVLFTDPAYVLPMFSGIFMEKMVGFVKLYFPVFLLGAIFGKVIELSGFSRSIVAAVIRLVGRERAMLSIVIVCALLTYGGVSLFVVVFAVYPFAAEMFRQSDIPKRLIPGTIALGAFTFTMDSLPGTPQIQNIIPTTFFKTNTWAAPWLGTIGAIFILLVGMAYLTWRRNAARTAGEGYGGGHVNEPEYAQEGKLANAFVALLPLVAVGVMNKIFTLAIPQYFGAKFTVALPGHPLTVDVAPNVGIWAVEGALLIGICLVTAFAFKEVSTKFAEGSKSAVAGALLAAMNTATEYGFGGIIAALPGFAVIAGAMKVIPNPLVNEAVTVTSLAGITGSASGGMSIALAAMSDTFIQAANAAHIPLEVLHRIAAMASGGMDTLPHNGAVITLLAVTGLTHRTSYKDIFAVTVIKTTAVFVAIGAYYLFGIV from the coding sequence ATGAACTTTGCAATTGTCGTCGCAGCGCTGCTGCTGCTCATGTATATCGCGTATCGCGGCTACAGCGTCATCCTGTTTGCCCCGGTTTGCGCTTTGCTGGCGGTCTTGTTTACCGACCCTGCCTATGTCCTGCCGATGTTTAGCGGGATCTTCATGGAGAAAATGGTTGGCTTCGTGAAGCTGTATTTCCCCGTCTTTTTGCTTGGGGCGATTTTCGGGAAGGTGATCGAGCTGTCCGGGTTTTCACGATCCATCGTTGCGGCCGTGATCCGCTTGGTCGGACGTGAGCGTGCCATGCTCTCGATTGTTATCGTGTGCGCATTGCTGACGTATGGCGGCGTTTCCCTGTTCGTCGTGGTGTTTGCGGTCTATCCGTTTGCGGCTGAGATGTTCCGGCAAAGCGATATTCCCAAGCGGCTCATTCCCGGCACCATCGCTCTTGGCGCCTTCACCTTCACGATGGATTCGTTGCCCGGGACGCCACAAATCCAGAACATCATCCCGACGACCTTCTTCAAGACGAATACCTGGGCTGCCCCATGGCTCGGGACGATCGGCGCTATCTTCATCCTGCTCGTGGGAATGGCATATCTGACTTGGCGTCGCAACGCCGCGCGCACAGCGGGCGAGGGGTACGGAGGTGGTCATGTAAATGAGCCGGAATACGCGCAGGAAGGCAAGCTCGCAAATGCCTTCGTCGCACTTCTGCCGCTGGTGGCCGTGGGCGTGATGAACAAGATTTTTACTCTCGCCATTCCACAATATTTCGGCGCCAAGTTCACCGTCGCGCTTCCAGGACATCCTCTGACTGTCGACGTCGCACCAAACGTCGGGATTTGGGCGGTCGAGGGCGCGTTGTTGATCGGCATCTGCCTCGTCACTGCGTTCGCCTTCAAAGAAGTATCGACAAAATTTGCAGAAGGATCAAAGTCGGCTGTTGCCGGCGCGCTCCTGGCCGCGATGAATACGGCAACCGAGTATGGTTTTGGCGGCATCATTGCAGCATTGCCTGGATTTGCAGTGATCGCCGGTGCAATGAAGGTCATTCCCAATCCGCTCGTAAACGAGGCCGTGACAGTCACCTCGCTCGCCGGGATCACCGGTTCCGCCTCCGGCGGCATGAGTATCGCACTTGCCGCCATGTCCGACACGTTCATCCAGGCCGCCAATGCCGCGCATATTCCTCTGGAAGTCTTGCATCGTATTGCTGCCATGGCGAGCGGCGGCATGGATACATTGCCGCATAACGGAGCGGTGATCACCCTGCTTGCCGTGACTGGACTTACGCACAGGACGTCATATAAGGACATATTTGCTGTGACAGTGATTAAGACCACTGCCGTGTTTGTCGCGATCGGAGCCTATTACCTGTTCGGTATCGTGTAG
- a CDS encoding 3-hydroxybutyrate dehydrogenase, with protein MLKGRLAVVTGSTSGIGLGIARGLARQGADILLNGFGDAELTRSLCTQISEEFHVRVLHHGADMSSAEQIRNMITYAVNEFGRLDILVNNAGIQHTATVDQFPEERWDAVIAVNLSSNFHTIKAALPHMKARSWGRIINVASVHGLVGSMNKSAYVAAKHGVVGLTKVVALETAQTGISCNAICPGWVLTPLVQRQIDDLAARENITNEQAQARLLGEKQPSGDFATPEQIAELAVFLCSDSAAQIRGAAFAIDGGWTAQ; from the coding sequence ATGCTTAAAGGCAGGCTAGCGGTTGTCACCGGATCAACAAGCGGAATAGGACTGGGCATCGCCCGCGGTCTTGCACGGCAAGGAGCGGACATCCTGCTTAACGGTTTCGGTGACGCAGAGCTGACTCGATCGCTCTGTACGCAGATCAGCGAGGAGTTTCATGTGCGGGTCTTGCATCACGGCGCCGACATGTCTTCCGCGGAGCAGATACGAAATATGATCACCTATGCGGTGAACGAATTCGGGCGGCTCGACATTCTTGTCAATAACGCTGGTATCCAGCATACCGCTACCGTCGACCAGTTCCCTGAAGAGCGATGGGATGCAGTGATTGCAGTGAACTTGTCGTCCAACTTTCATACGATTAAGGCGGCTTTGCCGCACATGAAAGCGCGGAGCTGGGGACGTATCATCAACGTCGCATCGGTGCACGGCTTGGTTGGTTCCATGAACAAATCGGCCTATGTGGCAGCCAAGCATGGCGTCGTTGGACTGACGAAAGTCGTCGCGCTTGAGACGGCTCAGACCGGGATTTCATGCAACGCCATTTGTCCAGGATGGGTATTGACGCCATTAGTCCAGCGCCAGATCGACGATCTTGCCGCACGTGAGAACATCACCAACGAGCAGGCGCAGGCACGGCTTCTGGGCGAAAAGCAGCCCTCGGGCGACTTTGCGACGCCGGAGCAGATTGCGGAATTGGCGGTGTTCTTGTGCTCCGATTCCGCCGCTCAGATCCGCGGTGCTGCGTTCGCCATCGATGGGGGATGGACGGCCCAATAA
- a CDS encoding DUF2127 domain-containing protein gives MIDSKPIHSVVPSHPVAVRRTLHAIAAFEAIKGLAAFAAVVGVLDLMHHDVRHFALELIGRFHLNPDAHYPSVLLHYANLLPSADLNSLFLLASGYIAVRLLESYGLWNDYAWGEWLGALSGGIYIPFEFNHLLHRPSLITGLVLAGNMFLVAFLTIQLWRRHHPANNQIA, from the coding sequence ATGATTGATTCCAAGCCCATCCACTCAGTTGTACCGTCACATCCAGTCGCTGTACGGCGCACTCTGCATGCAATCGCTGCCTTTGAGGCAATCAAGGGTCTTGCGGCGTTTGCCGCAGTCGTTGGTGTTCTTGACCTTATGCATCACGATGTGCGGCACTTTGCGCTGGAGCTAATCGGACGCTTTCACTTGAATCCGGATGCCCATTATCCGTCGGTGCTCTTGCATTACGCCAACCTTCTACCTAGCGCCGACCTGAACTCGCTTTTTCTTCTGGCGTCGGGTTACATCGCGGTGAGACTGTTGGAAAGCTACGGACTCTGGAACGATTACGCTTGGGGTGAATGGCTTGGGGCTCTTTCGGGAGGGATTTACATTCCGTTTGAATTCAACCACCTGTTGCACCGTCCGTCACTGATTACTGGCCTCGTTCTGGCAGGTAATATGTTCTTAGTCGCATTTCTAACCATCCAACTTTGGCGACGGCATCACCCTGCAAACAATCAAATTGCATAA
- a CDS encoding DUF3297 family protein has translation MNDMTQLPPFPDRLSVDPRSPYYNAAVLEHDVGIKLDDKERINVEEYCISEGWIKVAAGKARDRKGNPMTIKVKGKVEPFYR, from the coding sequence ATGAATGACATGACACAACTCCCCCCATTTCCTGACCGTCTATCGGTCGATCCGCGCAGCCCTTACTACAATGCGGCTGTTCTCGAGCACGATGTTGGCATCAAGCTCGATGACAAGGAACGCATCAATGTCGAGGAATATTGCATCAGCGAAGGCTGGATCAAGGTTGCGGCCGGCAAGGCGCGTGACCGCAAGGGCAATCCGATGACGATCAAGGTAAAAGGCAAGGTCGAACCTTTTTACCGATAA